One window from the genome of Alnus glutinosa chromosome 13, dhAlnGlut1.1, whole genome shotgun sequence encodes:
- the LOC133854946 gene encoding NAC domain-containing protein 71-like, translated as MGGASLPPGFRFHPTDVELVGYYLKRKVDGLEIELEVIPVVDLYKFDPWELPEKSFLPKRDMEWFFFCPRDRKYPNGSRTNRATKAGYWKATGKDRKVVCQAGVTGYRKTLVFYRGRAPLGDRTDWVMHEYRLCDDLSDGSPSFQGAFALCRVVKKNEHAQKMNDHEEPKAKMVGSSSSNGDFRFASTSNEPASIANDIPSQASYLYNESQYCSPITSPYEVTPVAEYEPALMETNPTSFWVSPELILDSSKDYPQVQEAASEYFPQYQFPSSTTPWPPYEHTEIPPSSSYSNFAGEIGCMSPYSGHANYMGLFGNENVPYEGLQSWDQAPICRQASGDGSLGELGGLWLQEDNLVIVI; from the exons ATGGGAGGGGCATCACTGCCACCGGGATTTCGGTTCCACCCAACCGATGTGGAATTGGTGGGGTATTACCTGAAAAGAAAAGTGGATGGGCTGGAAATTGAGCTCGAAGTTATTCCCGTTGTGGATTTGTACAAATTCGATCCATGGGAGTTGCCAG AGAAATCATTCCTTCCTAAACGAGATATGGAATGGTTCTTCTTCTGTCCCCGGGATCGAAAGTACCCAAATGGCTCACGAACAAATAGAGCCACCAAAGCTGGCTACTGGAAAGCCACTGGAAAAGATAGGAAGGTTGTCTGTCAGGCTGGTGTTACTGGGTATCGGAAGACCCTAGTTTTCTATCGTGGACGGGCTCCTTTAGGAGATCGAACAGACTGGGTAATGCATGAGTACCGCCTTTGTGATGATCTTTCAGATGGATCACCGAGTTTTCAG GGAGCTTTTGCTTTGTGCCGTGTTGTTAAGAAGAATGAGCATGCACAGAAGATGAATGATCATGAAGAGCCAAAAGCTAAGATGGTTGGGAGCAGTTCAAGCAATGGGGATTTCAGGTTCGCGAGCACCTCAAACGAGCCCGCGAGCATCGCAAATGACATTCCATCTCAAGCAAGTTACCTGTACAATGAGAGTCAGTATTGTAGCCCTATCACTTCTCCATATGAAGTTACTCCAGTGGCAGAGTATGAGCCTGCTTTGATGGAGACAAATCCTACAAGCTTCTGGGTCTCACCTGAGCTAATTCTTGATTCTTCAAAG GACTACCCACAAGTACAGGAAGCTGCATCCGAATACTTTCCACAGTATCAGTTTCCAAGCTCGACAACTCCTTGGCCACCATATGAACATACAGAAATCCCACCGAGTTCATCATATTCAAATTTTGCTGGGGAAATTGGCTGCATGTCACCTTACTCTGGCCATGCAAACTACATGGGCCTTTTTGGAAATGAGAATGTGCCATATGAAG GATTGCAATCTTGGGACCAAGCTCCAATTTGCAGGCAAGCAAGTGGAGATGGGAGTTTGGGGGAACTTGGTGGTCTATGGTTGCAGGAGGACAACTTGGTGATTGTGATCTAG
- the LOC133854909 gene encoding uncharacterized protein LOC133854909 has translation MAWCISNTVSYGWNRSPCCLFGWNIGKKKSDDRQQTKYHDIDLPFSLSLVGKTFLRGRELKCCYKATIDGFSATNFHNCCDFKGPCVIIGYTNKSFKFGAFNPEGYRSTDDYYDTFDAFLFYWTDSEKIEPIILPKVGGSGAALFDYARGGPQFGADGLLIGPPLAPVMGGFAGPDTNSGIGDLRQAKSRLGLSYAKREDGKESLFGVVNKATLEEVEVFCSPQIASLY, from the exons ATGGCTTGGTGCATCTCAAACACCGTTTCATATGGGTGGAACAGAAGCCCATGTTGCTTATTTGGTTGGAACATAGGCAAGAAAAAATCTGATGACAGGCAACAGACCAAGTACCATGACATTGATCTTCCTTTCTCACTTTCTCTTGTTGGCAAAACATTCTTAAggg GAAGGGAACTGAAATGCTGCTACAAGGCCACCATTGATGGATTTAGCGCAACCAACTTCCACAATTGCTGTGACTTCAAGGGGCCATGCGTGATAATAGGCTACACAAACAAGTCCTTCAAGTTTGGTGCATTTAACCCTGAAGGTTACAGAAGCACTGATGATTATTATGATACTTTTGATGCATTCCTATTCTATTGGACAGACAGTGAGAAAATTGAGCCCATCATTCTACCCAAGGTAGGGGGAAGTGGTGCAGCACTTTTCGATTATGCTAGGGGCGGGCCCCAATTTGGGGCTGACGGGCTGCTCATCGGGCCTCCTCTAGCACCGGTTATGGGCGGGTTTGCAGGGCCAGACACCAATTCAGGAATTGGAGATCTGAGGCAAGCTAAATCTAGATTAGGATTGTCATATGCAAAAAGGGAAGATGGGAAAGAGTCTTTGTTTGGAGTTGTGAATAAGGCTACCCTTGAAGAAGTGGAAGTTTTTTGCAGTCCTCAAATTGCAAGCTTATACTAA